A single genomic interval of Terriglobus albidus harbors:
- a CDS encoding O-antigen ligase family protein: MTVLTGVQQYPLGPIHPTLHRGQVLCAILILAGLPTVLILGHQAGLLRLAFPALSLAIGAFLLWRSKPHYVGLTFWLWFVTPFLGRMADYQSGYTPANPVEIAPYLVAGLAVIPLLANLSCLTDRGTVPYACALAAIFYGAVFGLVTLPLFNVLRALLNWLVPVIFGLFIYQNREFYPEFRRVIEKAFLYGVLILGAYGIYQFFVLPEWDRGWMLHVQMNSFGEIDPMKTRAFSTMNAPAIFAAAMATGLLLLFNSKQKLRMLAAACGFVSLIMTLSRSSWLSLVAGGAYLLFRLGMRARVNFAIASLACIAFMLAATQVPGVDEVVETRMRTFSQPSQDVSYLARIEGHQRALREIAQEPWGEGIGSTDTLHNTEGDDDMIGPHDSTLLEFLYSLGWVGTFIYLLGLGYLLFQVIRHSQRDPFVLSSHAILIGFVAQSMLNSVMLGVLGFMVWTFASMSLAAASSPEIRERAMDYQPNPTASYATT; the protein is encoded by the coding sequence ATGACTGTTCTCACAGGTGTACAGCAGTATCCCCTCGGCCCCATCCATCCCACGCTGCATCGCGGGCAGGTTCTATGCGCCATCCTGATCCTCGCGGGACTTCCCACGGTTTTGATTCTTGGCCATCAGGCCGGACTTTTGCGGCTTGCATTCCCTGCCCTCAGCCTGGCCATAGGTGCGTTTCTCCTATGGCGTTCGAAACCGCACTATGTTGGCCTTACGTTCTGGCTATGGTTTGTAACTCCGTTTCTCGGCCGCATGGCGGACTATCAATCGGGATACACGCCTGCGAACCCGGTTGAAATTGCCCCTTACCTTGTTGCGGGCCTTGCAGTAATTCCCCTGCTGGCAAACCTGAGTTGCCTTACCGACCGGGGGACCGTTCCCTATGCCTGCGCATTGGCGGCAATCTTCTATGGCGCCGTCTTCGGCCTTGTGACCCTTCCGCTGTTCAACGTATTACGCGCACTGTTGAACTGGCTGGTACCGGTCATCTTCGGTCTATTTATTTATCAGAATCGGGAATTCTACCCAGAGTTCCGCAGGGTGATTGAAAAGGCATTTCTCTACGGCGTACTGATCCTGGGAGCTTACGGTATCTATCAGTTTTTTGTTCTTCCAGAATGGGATCGCGGCTGGATGCTGCACGTCCAGATGAATTCCTTCGGCGAAATCGATCCGATGAAGACCCGTGCGTTCAGCACCATGAATGCCCCGGCCATCTTCGCCGCGGCGATGGCCACTGGTCTTCTGCTGTTATTCAACTCGAAGCAGAAGCTCCGCATGCTGGCTGCGGCATGCGGATTCGTTAGCCTGATCATGACCCTCAGCCGTTCGTCGTGGCTCAGCCTGGTAGCCGGCGGCGCATATCTCCTCTTCCGCCTCGGAATGCGTGCACGCGTCAATTTCGCGATTGCCTCGCTCGCTTGCATCGCATTCATGCTGGCCGCCACACAGGTTCCTGGTGTTGATGAAGTTGTTGAAACGCGCATGCGCACATTCTCGCAGCCATCACAGGACGTGAGCTATCTTGCCCGTATTGAAGGCCACCAACGAGCTCTTCGCGAGATTGCTCAGGAGCCCTGGGGCGAGGGTATCGGGAGCACTGACACCCTCCACAACACTGAAGGTGACGACGATATGATCGGCCCTCACGACAGTACCTTGCTTGAGTTTCTCTATTCCCTCGGATGGGTCGGCACGTTCATTTATCTGCTGGGACTTGGTTATCTTCTCTTTCAAGTGATCCGCCATAGCCAGCGGGATCCTTTTGTCCTCTCGTCGCATGCGATCCTGATTGGCTTTGTTGCACAGTCCATGCTGAACAGCGTCATGCTGGGTGTTCTGGGCTTCATGGTGTGGACATTTGCATCCATGAGCCTCGCTGCAGCTTCCAGTCCAGAGATACGCGAAAGAGCAATGGACTATCAACCCAACCCAACCGCCAGCTACGCAACCACCTAG
- a CDS encoding glycosyltransferase family 4 protein, whose protein sequence is MRVLHILNDVTDQGNGIVNTAVDLATEQARTGVPVAVVSDGGGYQPLLERAGATHITLNQARRPLQLLRAVIRFGKILQEFQPDVVHAHMRTGLLLAWVWRRFRRFVLVGHVHNVHDRSSILMGLADRIIVVSQSVAATMEGQGIAPHKIRVVLNRTLQNQRQPQLDEIQPVQLQHPAIVTVAGMTSRKGIAELIEAFESIGRKFPTAHLYLVGDGPERNIFEQRAQQSLFHERIHFEGFQAVPQAYMLSADVFVLASRRESFGLVLIEARQAGCAIVATNVDGISEALDDGRSGVMVPPQSPEALARAISSLIGSADERDAWRKQALNGIEDYRVSVMAGEVQSVYEEISLSPNIDTETNVVWQK, encoded by the coding sequence ATGCGAGTTCTCCATATCCTCAACGACGTAACCGATCAGGGTAATGGCATCGTCAATACCGCGGTCGATCTCGCGACAGAGCAGGCGCGAACAGGTGTTCCCGTCGCCGTTGTCTCAGACGGTGGAGGATACCAGCCACTACTGGAGAGAGCCGGCGCGACCCACATTACCCTCAATCAGGCCCGCCGTCCGCTGCAGTTATTGCGCGCCGTCATTCGATTTGGAAAGATCCTACAGGAGTTTCAGCCGGATGTCGTTCACGCACACATGCGCACCGGACTGCTGCTTGCATGGGTTTGGCGCAGGTTCCGGCGATTCGTTCTAGTCGGCCACGTTCACAATGTCCATGATCGAAGCTCCATCCTGATGGGGCTTGCTGACCGCATTATTGTCGTGAGTCAATCGGTTGCCGCAACGATGGAGGGCCAGGGAATCGCCCCGCACAAGATCAGGGTTGTCCTGAACAGAACGCTGCAAAATCAGCGTCAACCGCAACTCGACGAGATCCAGCCTGTGCAATTGCAGCATCCAGCAATTGTTACTGTCGCGGGCATGACAAGCCGCAAAGGCATTGCAGAACTCATCGAGGCATTTGAGTCTATCGGACGCAAATTCCCGACGGCGCATCTTTACCTCGTCGGCGATGGGCCAGAACGGAATATCTTCGAACAGCGAGCACAGCAGTCCCTCTTCCACGAACGCATTCATTTCGAGGGGTTTCAGGCAGTACCCCAGGCATACATGCTGAGCGCGGATGTGTTCGTTCTGGCTTCCAGGCGAGAGTCGTTTGGACTGGTACTGATTGAGGCTCGCCAGGCGGGTTGCGCCATTGTCGCAACCAATGTCGACGGCATCTCTGAAGCTCTGGATGATGGGCGTTCCGGAGTCATGGTGCCGCCCCAATCTCCGGAAGCACTCGCCAGAGCCATATCGTCCTTGATTGGATCCGCGGACGAGCGCGATGCGTGGAGGAAACAGGCACTCAACGGAATTGAAGATTATCGGGTCAGTGTGATGGCCGGCGAAGTTCAGAGCGTTTATGAGGAGATCTCCTTATCGC
- a CDS encoding polysaccharide biosynthesis C-terminal domain-containing protein, producing MSVSSTESISPPKSAATRAGHGARAVVHSIASKVLILALQASTGILTARMLLPWGRGELAAMILWPLFIASVTTLGVPSSLIYYLRFRPEDREELIANGFFMATILGMLATAVTVFLLPHWLHQYSPSTVHAAQWFLITVPLCSVTLVGRAVLEASHDFSGSNAIQIITPLATLIGLLCFVVVHHLTPLTAAIAYIAASGPAFWYMATRLRRASAKVAPARMAVVKQILSYGIRSYGIDVLGTLTLQVDQVLVVGMLSPSAMGSYVVVLSLSRMLNLFQNSVVMVLFPKAAGRSADEVIAMTGDAVRVSGLVTAACGIFVCLAGPLLLRLLYGREYVEAAGVLRILVLEVVLSGAVFILAQPFMALDRPGVVTILQAVGLSFSIPMMLLLIPRYGIYGAAVSLLTSTIARLIFVYVGFRWFLKTKPPSLVPEGADIRLLWSMVSGWRMERAA from the coding sequence ATGAGCGTATCGTCCACAGAATCGATCTCACCACCAAAGTCAGCCGCAACCAGGGCTGGACACGGTGCGCGTGCGGTCGTTCATTCCATCGCCAGCAAGGTTCTCATTCTTGCGCTTCAGGCCTCCACAGGGATACTTACCGCTCGAATGCTCTTACCCTGGGGCCGCGGCGAACTGGCGGCTATGATCTTGTGGCCTCTCTTTATTGCCAGCGTTACGACACTGGGCGTTCCCAGTTCTCTCATCTACTATCTGCGTTTTCGCCCTGAAGACCGAGAAGAGCTTATTGCAAATGGCTTTTTCATGGCGACAATCCTGGGCATGCTTGCCACTGCAGTCACCGTGTTCCTGCTTCCTCATTGGCTGCATCAATACTCGCCGTCGACCGTACATGCCGCGCAATGGTTTCTCATCACGGTGCCGCTCTGCTCGGTCACTCTCGTCGGCCGTGCGGTGCTTGAGGCTTCGCATGACTTCTCCGGTTCGAATGCAATCCAGATCATCACACCCCTTGCAACGCTGATCGGTCTGTTATGTTTTGTGGTCGTCCACCACCTTACGCCGCTCACCGCCGCGATCGCATACATCGCCGCGTCCGGCCCGGCGTTCTGGTATATGGCCACGCGCTTGCGGCGAGCTTCCGCAAAAGTTGCACCCGCGCGAATGGCGGTCGTGAAGCAGATCCTGAGCTATGGAATTCGTTCGTACGGAATCGACGTATTAGGAACACTGACACTACAAGTCGATCAGGTATTGGTAGTAGGCATGCTGAGCCCCAGCGCGATGGGATCGTATGTAGTTGTGTTGAGTCTGTCCCGGATGCTCAACCTCTTCCAAAATTCAGTAGTCATGGTGCTCTTCCCCAAAGCCGCGGGCCGTTCTGCAGACGAAGTCATCGCTATGACAGGCGATGCCGTACGCGTGAGCGGACTTGTGACGGCTGCATGCGGCATCTTCGTCTGTCTCGCCGGCCCGCTCCTGTTGCGCCTGCTTTATGGGCGTGAATACGTTGAAGCCGCCGGCGTGCTCCGTATCCTGGTTCTGGAAGTCGTGCTCTCCGGAGCTGTCTTTATTCTGGCTCAGCCCTTCATGGCTCTCGATCGGCCAGGCGTGGTCACCATTCTTCAGGCGGTTGGACTTTCATTCAGTATTCCGATGATGCTCCTGCTGATCCCGCGCTATGGAATCTACGGAGCGGCAGTGTCGCTTCTTACCTCGACGATCGCAAGACTGATCTTCGTCTATGTCGGCTTCCGCTGGTTCCTCAAAACCAAGCCACCGAGCCTGGTCCCTGAAGGCGCAGATATCCGCCTCTTGTGGAGTATGGTCTCTGGCTGGCGCATGGAGCGTGCCGCATGA
- a CDS encoding glycosyltransferase: MPRIALFQDYLAQNGGAERVTEAILRTLPGADLHTTMAVPERLPPYLRDADATTTWMQALPAKAKWYRQYFLLYPFGVESANLTAYDLIVSSCCGYAKGVKRSKDAIHVCYCHNPMRWVWRFPEYIAREHFNKPTKMLLHLMVQALKKWEMQAATRPDFFIANSHIVANRLKEAFGVNAIVIEPPIVTSRFWVSKETEDYYLILSRLNAYKRIDLAVEACTRTNRRLIVIGDGPARESLEAMAGPTVTFLGRQSDADVNRYASRCRALIFPGEEDFGMAPLEINAAGRPVVAYDAGGATETVVEGMNGVRFGEQTVDSLIEGLERLESQEWDPAAIRRNAQRYDINVFQERLLGFLDSVSPAVHSLKLLQRRAG, from the coding sequence ATGCCCAGAATTGCTCTCTTCCAGGACTATCTTGCACAGAACGGCGGTGCAGAACGGGTAACCGAAGCGATCCTCCGAACGTTACCCGGCGCAGATCTTCACACCACAATGGCGGTGCCCGAGCGGCTGCCCCCATATCTTCGCGACGCAGATGCCACGACGACCTGGATGCAGGCACTGCCTGCCAAGGCCAAGTGGTACCGGCAATATTTCCTTTTGTATCCATTCGGTGTAGAGTCGGCGAACCTGACAGCATACGACCTGATCGTCAGTAGCTGCTGTGGATATGCAAAAGGAGTGAAACGCAGCAAAGACGCGATTCACGTCTGCTACTGTCATAACCCGATGCGCTGGGTTTGGCGGTTTCCCGAATACATTGCGCGCGAACACTTCAATAAACCGACCAAGATGCTACTGCATCTTATGGTCCAGGCCTTGAAGAAGTGGGAGATGCAGGCAGCCACGCGGCCCGATTTCTTTATCGCAAACTCGCATATTGTGGCAAACCGTCTAAAAGAAGCCTTTGGCGTGAACGCAATTGTCATCGAACCTCCGATCGTTACGTCGCGGTTCTGGGTGAGCAAAGAAACCGAGGATTATTACCTGATTCTCTCTCGTTTGAACGCCTACAAACGAATCGACCTCGCGGTCGAAGCATGCACGCGAACCAATCGGCGGCTGATTGTTATCGGTGATGGTCCAGCCCGCGAATCGCTCGAGGCGATGGCAGGACCAACCGTTACCTTCCTTGGGCGTCAGTCCGATGCCGACGTCAATCGCTATGCGAGCCGTTGCCGCGCTCTGATCTTTCCAGGCGAGGAAGATTTCGGGATGGCTCCGCTTGAGATCAATGCGGCGGGTCGGCCTGTGGTGGCATACGATGCCGGAGGAGCAACGGAGACCGTCGTAGAAGGCATGAATGGCGTCCGCTTTGGCGAACAAACCGTCGACTCACTGATTGAAGGGTTGGAAAGACTGGAAAGCCAGGAATGGGACCCAGCGGCTATCCGGAGAAATGCGCAGCGTTATGACATCAACGTCTTTCAGGAGCGCCTGTTGGGCTTTCTCGACAGCGTATCGCCTGCGGTTCATAGCTTGAAATTGCTACAGCGGAGGGCTGGATGA